One window of the Takifugu rubripes chromosome 13, fTakRub1.2, whole genome shotgun sequence genome contains the following:
- the pcdh9 gene encoding protocadherin-9 isoform X4: MDLKDYYLLGALLACLLIDPSIAQELIYPIREELQENVLIGNIPKDLNISHTNAATGVSANLVYRLVSKAGDNPLVRVLSSTGEIFTTSNRIDREKLCPGPSFEDSECSFEIEVVILPNDYFRLIKIKIIVKDTNDNAPMFPSPVINISIPENTLINSRFAIPSATDPDTGPNSVHKYELINGQSAFGLDIVETPEGEKWPQLIVQQNLDREQKDTYVMKIKVEDGGSPQKSSTAILQVTVTDVNDNRPVFKEGQIEVHIPENSAIGTSVVQLQATDADIGANAEIHYVFGTQVSPATKRLFALNSTSGLITVQRPLDREETAIHKLSVLASDGSSSPARATVTINVTDVNDNPPNIDLRYIISPINGTVFLSEKDPINTKIALITVSDKDTDINGKVICFIEKDVPFHLKAVYDNQYLLETSALLDYEGTKEYNFKIVASDSGKPSLNQTALVRVRLEDENDNAPIFTQPVIELAVMENNKRDLFLTTISATDEDSGKNAEIVYQLGPNASFFDLDRKTGVLTASRVFDREDQDRFLFTVTARDNGTPPLQTQATVIVTVLDENDNNPKFTHNHFQFFVSENLPKYSTVGVITVTDSDAGENAAVSLSILNDNENFILDPFSGVIKSNVSFDREQQSSYTFDVRAVDSGRPPCSSAAKVTINVIDVNDNTPIVIYPPSNTSFKLVPLSSIPGSVVAEVFAVDGDTGMNAELKYTIVSGNNKGLFRIDPVTGNITLEEKPAVTDIGLHRLVVNISDLGYPKSLHTLVLVFLYVNDTVGNSTLIYDLIRRTMETPIDRNIGESSETYQSGDYLTIMIAFVTGALVVIIVIFVTVLLRCRHASRFKAAQRKKQGTEWMSPNTENKQNKKKKRKKRKSPKSSLLNFVTIEGNKPTDPAHEPINGTISLPTELEEQGIGRFDWNATPTTTFKPNSPDLARHYKSASPQSAFHLKADTPVSVKKHHVIQELPLDNTFVGGCDTLSKRSSTSSDHFSASECSSQGGFKTKGPMHTRQQSLPRKISSNQSIWNLGGN, from the exons ATGGATCTAAAAGATTATTACCTGTTGGGTGCCCTGCTTGCCTGTTTATTGATAGACCCTTCAATAGCTCAAGAGCTAATTTACCccatcagagaggagctgcAAGAAAATGTCCTGATTGGAAACATACCAAAGGACCTAAACATTTCCCACACAAATGCTGCCACTGGAGTGAGTGCTAATCTTGTGTACCGGCTCGTCTCTAAAGCTGGAGATAACCCACTAGTGCGCGTGCTGAGCAGCACTGGCGAGATTTTCACGACATCGAACCGAATCGACAGGGAAAAGTTGTGCCCCGGCCCGTCGTTTGAGGACAGCGAGTGCTCGTTTGAGATTGAAGTAGTCATACTGCCTAATGATTATTTCAGGCTGATAAAGATCAAAATAATTGTCAAGGACACAAATGATAATGCCCCAATGTTTCCGTCCCCTGTGATCAACATCTCCATCCCGGAGAACACGCTCATTAACAGCCGATTTGCAATTCCCTCTGCCACTGACCCAGACACTGGCCCCAACAGCGTGCACAAGTACGAGCTGATCAACGGGCAGAGCGCCTTCGGCTTAGACATAGTGGAAACGCCAGAAGGGGAGAAATGGCCCCAGCTTATTGTGCAGCAGAATCtggacagagagcagaaggATACGTACGTGATGAAGATTAAAGTGGAGGACGGCGGCAGTCCGCAGAAATCCAGCACTGCTATTCTCCAAGTGACAgtaacagatgtgaatgacaacaGACCGGTGTTCAAAGAGGGACAGATTGAGGTGCACATCCCGGAGAACTCCGCTATCGGCACGTCTGTCGTGCAGCTTCAAGCCACAGACGCAGACATAGGAGCTAACGCGGAGATTCATTATGTATTTGGGACTCAGGTGTCTCCTGCCACCAAGAGACTCTTTGCGTTAAATTCCACATCTGGGCTAATCACGGTGCAGAGGCctctggacagagaggagactgcGATTCACAAGCTCTCTGTCTTAGCCAGTGATGGAAGCTCGAGTCCGGCCAGAGCTACTGTCACCATTAATGTGACTGATGTCAACGACAATCCACCTAATATTGACCTGCGATACATAATCAGTCCCATCAATGGCACCGTTTTTCTGTCGGAGAAGGACCCCATCAACACCAAGATAGCTCTCATCACGGTGTCCGACAAAGACACTGATATCAATGGCAAGGTCATTTGTTTTATAGAGAAGGACGTGCCCTTCCATCTCAAAGCCGTGTACGACAACCAGTATCTGCTGGAGACGTCCGCGCTGCTCGACTACGAAGGAACCAAGGAGTACAACTTCAAGATTGTTGCATCTGACTCCGGAAAGCCGAGCTTGAATCAGACTGCCCTGGtgagggtgaggctggaggatgAAAACGACAACGCGCCTATTTTTACCCAGCCGGTTATCGAGCTAGCGGTTATGGAGAACAACAAACGCGACCTGTTCCTCACCACTATTAGCGCCACTGATGAGGACAGCGGAAAGAACGCAGAGATTGTTTATCAGCTAGGGCCGAACGCGTCGTTCTTCGATCTGGATCGCAAAACCGGAGTCCTGACGGCATCCAGGGTTTTTGACCGGGAGGATCAGGACAGGTTTCTCTTCACTGTAACGGCGAGAGACAACGGAACGCCGCCTCTGCAGACGCAGGCGACCGTCATCGTAACCGTGCTTGATGAAAACGACAACAACCCCAAGTTCACGCATAACCACTTTCAGTTCTTCGTGTCTGAGAATCTTCCCAAATACAGCACCGTGGGGGTAATAACTGTGACGGACTCGGATGCCGGGGAAAATGCTGCTGTCTCGCTTTCCATACTGAACGACAACGAAAACTTTATCCTGGACCCTTTTTCTGGGGTGATAAAATCCAACGTGTCGTTTGATAGGGAGCAGCAGAGCTCCTACACCTTCGACGTCAGGGCCGTGGACAGCGGCAGACCTCCCTGCTCCTCGGCTGCCAAAGTGACCATCAATGTCATCGACGTGAACGACAACACGCCCATCGTCATCTACCCCCCCTCCAACACGTCCTTCAAGCTTGTCCCCCTCTCCTCTATACCTGGATCCGTGGTGGCGGAGGTGTTTGCTGTTGACGGGGACACGGGTATGAACGCTGAACTGAAATATACCATCGTGAGTGGGAACAACAAAGGACTCTTCAGGATTGACCCGGTAACAGGGAATATTACTCTAGAGGAAAAACCGGCAGTGACCGACATAGGATTACACAGATTAGTGGTCAATATCAGTGACCTGGGATATCCTAAATCTCTGCATACTCTCGTATTAGTATTTCTCTATGTCAACGACACCGTGGGCAACTCCACGCTCATCTATGATCTCATCCGACGCACCATGGAGACGCCGATTGATCGAAATATCGGCGAAAGCAGCGAAACTTATCAGAGCGGAGACTATTTAACGATAATGATAGCCTTCGTGACGGGTGCGTTGGTGGTGATTATCGTCATATTCGTCACCGTACTGCTGCGCTGCCGCCACGCGTCCAGGTTCAAGGCTgcacagaggaagaaacaggGAACAGAGTGGATGTCGCCCAACACGGAGAACAAgcagaacaagaagaagaagcggaagAAAAGGAAGTCCCCCAAAAGCTCCCTGCTGAACTTCGTCACCATCGAGGGGAACAAACCTACCGACCCTGCACACGAACCAATCAACGGGACCATCAGCCTCcccacagagctggaggagcaagGAATTGGGCGCTTTGACTGGAATGCCACACCTACTACGACCTTCAAACCCAACAGTCCAGACCTGGCCCGGCACTACAAATCTGCCTCGCCGCAGTCGGCCTTCCACCTCAAGGCTGACACCCCGGTGTCAGTGAAGAAGCATCACGTAATTCAGGAGCTCCCACTGGATAACACGTTTGTCGGGGGATGTGACACGCTTTCCAAGAGGTCCTCCACAAGTTCCGACCACTTCAGTGCCTCAGAGTGCAGCTCCCAGGGAGGGTTCAAGACCAAAGGGCCCATGCACACCAGACAGCAG TCACTTCCACGGAAGATCAGCTCCAATCAATCTATATGGAATCTGGGAGGAAATTAA
- the pcdh9 gene encoding protocadherin-9 isoform X3 yields MDLKDYYLLGALLACLLIDPSIAQELIYPIREELQENVLIGNIPKDLNISHTNAATGVSANLVYRLVSKAGDNPLVRVLSSTGEIFTTSNRIDREKLCPGPSFEDSECSFEIEVVILPNDYFRLIKIKIIVKDTNDNAPMFPSPVINISIPENTLINSRFAIPSATDPDTGPNSVHKYELINGQSAFGLDIVETPEGEKWPQLIVQQNLDREQKDTYVMKIKVEDGGSPQKSSTAILQVTVTDVNDNRPVFKEGQIEVHIPENSAIGTSVVQLQATDADIGANAEIHYVFGTQVSPATKRLFALNSTSGLITVQRPLDREETAIHKLSVLASDGSSSPARATVTINVTDVNDNPPNIDLRYIISPINGTVFLSEKDPINTKIALITVSDKDTDINGKVICFIEKDVPFHLKAVYDNQYLLETSALLDYEGTKEYNFKIVASDSGKPSLNQTALVRVRLEDENDNAPIFTQPVIELAVMENNKRDLFLTTISATDEDSGKNAEIVYQLGPNASFFDLDRKTGVLTASRVFDREDQDRFLFTVTARDNGTPPLQTQATVIVTVLDENDNNPKFTHNHFQFFVSENLPKYSTVGVITVTDSDAGENAAVSLSILNDNENFILDPFSGVIKSNVSFDREQQSSYTFDVRAVDSGRPPCSSAAKVTINVIDVNDNTPIVIYPPSNTSFKLVPLSSIPGSVVAEVFAVDGDTGMNAELKYTIVSGNNKGLFRIDPVTGNITLEEKPAVTDIGLHRLVVNISDLGYPKSLHTLVLVFLYVNDTVGNSTLIYDLIRRTMETPIDRNIGESSETYQSGDYLTIMIAFVTGALVVIIVIFVTVLLRCRHASRFKAAQRKKQGTEWMSPNTENKQNKKKKRKKRKSPKSSLLNFVTIEGNKPTDPAHEPINGTISLPTELEEQGIGRFDWNATPTTTFKPNSPDLARHYKSASPQSAFHLKADTPVSVKKHHVIQELPLDNTFVGGCDTLSKRSSTSSDHFSASECSSQGGFKTKGPMHTRQQGTLTRARTELNPEYLDLRPRAELNPEYWTPCTPLMAPLDLVA; encoded by the coding sequence ATGGATCTAAAAGATTATTACCTGTTGGGTGCCCTGCTTGCCTGTTTATTGATAGACCCTTCAATAGCTCAAGAGCTAATTTACCccatcagagaggagctgcAAGAAAATGTCCTGATTGGAAACATACCAAAGGACCTAAACATTTCCCACACAAATGCTGCCACTGGAGTGAGTGCTAATCTTGTGTACCGGCTCGTCTCTAAAGCTGGAGATAACCCACTAGTGCGCGTGCTGAGCAGCACTGGCGAGATTTTCACGACATCGAACCGAATCGACAGGGAAAAGTTGTGCCCCGGCCCGTCGTTTGAGGACAGCGAGTGCTCGTTTGAGATTGAAGTAGTCATACTGCCTAATGATTATTTCAGGCTGATAAAGATCAAAATAATTGTCAAGGACACAAATGATAATGCCCCAATGTTTCCGTCCCCTGTGATCAACATCTCCATCCCGGAGAACACGCTCATTAACAGCCGATTTGCAATTCCCTCTGCCACTGACCCAGACACTGGCCCCAACAGCGTGCACAAGTACGAGCTGATCAACGGGCAGAGCGCCTTCGGCTTAGACATAGTGGAAACGCCAGAAGGGGAGAAATGGCCCCAGCTTATTGTGCAGCAGAATCtggacagagagcagaaggATACGTACGTGATGAAGATTAAAGTGGAGGACGGCGGCAGTCCGCAGAAATCCAGCACTGCTATTCTCCAAGTGACAgtaacagatgtgaatgacaacaGACCGGTGTTCAAAGAGGGACAGATTGAGGTGCACATCCCGGAGAACTCCGCTATCGGCACGTCTGTCGTGCAGCTTCAAGCCACAGACGCAGACATAGGAGCTAACGCGGAGATTCATTATGTATTTGGGACTCAGGTGTCTCCTGCCACCAAGAGACTCTTTGCGTTAAATTCCACATCTGGGCTAATCACGGTGCAGAGGCctctggacagagaggagactgcGATTCACAAGCTCTCTGTCTTAGCCAGTGATGGAAGCTCGAGTCCGGCCAGAGCTACTGTCACCATTAATGTGACTGATGTCAACGACAATCCACCTAATATTGACCTGCGATACATAATCAGTCCCATCAATGGCACCGTTTTTCTGTCGGAGAAGGACCCCATCAACACCAAGATAGCTCTCATCACGGTGTCCGACAAAGACACTGATATCAATGGCAAGGTCATTTGTTTTATAGAGAAGGACGTGCCCTTCCATCTCAAAGCCGTGTACGACAACCAGTATCTGCTGGAGACGTCCGCGCTGCTCGACTACGAAGGAACCAAGGAGTACAACTTCAAGATTGTTGCATCTGACTCCGGAAAGCCGAGCTTGAATCAGACTGCCCTGGtgagggtgaggctggaggatgAAAACGACAACGCGCCTATTTTTACCCAGCCGGTTATCGAGCTAGCGGTTATGGAGAACAACAAACGCGACCTGTTCCTCACCACTATTAGCGCCACTGATGAGGACAGCGGAAAGAACGCAGAGATTGTTTATCAGCTAGGGCCGAACGCGTCGTTCTTCGATCTGGATCGCAAAACCGGAGTCCTGACGGCATCCAGGGTTTTTGACCGGGAGGATCAGGACAGGTTTCTCTTCACTGTAACGGCGAGAGACAACGGAACGCCGCCTCTGCAGACGCAGGCGACCGTCATCGTAACCGTGCTTGATGAAAACGACAACAACCCCAAGTTCACGCATAACCACTTTCAGTTCTTCGTGTCTGAGAATCTTCCCAAATACAGCACCGTGGGGGTAATAACTGTGACGGACTCGGATGCCGGGGAAAATGCTGCTGTCTCGCTTTCCATACTGAACGACAACGAAAACTTTATCCTGGACCCTTTTTCTGGGGTGATAAAATCCAACGTGTCGTTTGATAGGGAGCAGCAGAGCTCCTACACCTTCGACGTCAGGGCCGTGGACAGCGGCAGACCTCCCTGCTCCTCGGCTGCCAAAGTGACCATCAATGTCATCGACGTGAACGACAACACGCCCATCGTCATCTACCCCCCCTCCAACACGTCCTTCAAGCTTGTCCCCCTCTCCTCTATACCTGGATCCGTGGTGGCGGAGGTGTTTGCTGTTGACGGGGACACGGGTATGAACGCTGAACTGAAATATACCATCGTGAGTGGGAACAACAAAGGACTCTTCAGGATTGACCCGGTAACAGGGAATATTACTCTAGAGGAAAAACCGGCAGTGACCGACATAGGATTACACAGATTAGTGGTCAATATCAGTGACCTGGGATATCCTAAATCTCTGCATACTCTCGTATTAGTATTTCTCTATGTCAACGACACCGTGGGCAACTCCACGCTCATCTATGATCTCATCCGACGCACCATGGAGACGCCGATTGATCGAAATATCGGCGAAAGCAGCGAAACTTATCAGAGCGGAGACTATTTAACGATAATGATAGCCTTCGTGACGGGTGCGTTGGTGGTGATTATCGTCATATTCGTCACCGTACTGCTGCGCTGCCGCCACGCGTCCAGGTTCAAGGCTgcacagaggaagaaacaggGAACAGAGTGGATGTCGCCCAACACGGAGAACAAgcagaacaagaagaagaagcggaagAAAAGGAAGTCCCCCAAAAGCTCCCTGCTGAACTTCGTCACCATCGAGGGGAACAAACCTACCGACCCTGCACACGAACCAATCAACGGGACCATCAGCCTCcccacagagctggaggagcaagGAATTGGGCGCTTTGACTGGAATGCCACACCTACTACGACCTTCAAACCCAACAGTCCAGACCTGGCCCGGCACTACAAATCTGCCTCGCCGCAGTCGGCCTTCCACCTCAAGGCTGACACCCCGGTGTCAGTGAAGAAGCATCACGTAATTCAGGAGCTCCCACTGGATAACACGTTTGTCGGGGGATGTGACACGCTTTCCAAGAGGTCCTCCACAAGTTCCGACCACTTCAGTGCCTCAGAGTGCAGCTCCCAGGGAGGGTTCAAGACCAAAGGGCCCATGCACACCAGACAGCAG